A genome region from Nitrospira sp. includes the following:
- a CDS encoding MBL fold metallo-hydrolase, producing MADPRKRLDANRAGNFYVDSTCIDCDACRQLAPASFAEVGDYSAVTHQPITELEQRQAYRALLACPTGSIGAEHTNHTLLSAAKADFPLLIEGNVYYCGFNAEQSFGANSFFVQHPDGNWLIDSPRYLKPLVDAFDRLGGIAHIFLTHEDDVADAARYARRFGAERIIHRADVHAMPDAEVIVEEAAPRLYGNDFRIIPVPGHTAGSLCLLYRDRFLFTGDHLWWDPEMRELASPRQLVWNAAALHRSIEQLTEYPFEWVLAGHGGRVSLPQSDMQVALRDLVERRR from the coding sequence ATGGCTGACCCACGGAAGCGCCTGGATGCGAATCGAGCCGGGAACTTCTACGTCGATTCCACCTGCATCGATTGTGATGCCTGCCGCCAACTGGCGCCGGCGAGTTTCGCTGAGGTCGGCGACTATTCTGCGGTGACGCATCAACCGATCACCGAACTGGAACAGAGGCAGGCCTATCGCGCCTTACTCGCCTGTCCGACCGGGTCGATCGGGGCCGAGCATACGAACCACACCCTCTTGAGTGCCGCGAAAGCCGACTTCCCGCTCCTGATTGAAGGGAACGTCTATTACTGCGGGTTTAATGCGGAACAGTCGTTCGGGGCGAACAGTTTCTTCGTGCAGCATCCGGACGGCAATTGGCTGATTGATTCGCCGCGGTATCTCAAACCACTGGTCGATGCCTTCGACCGGCTGGGAGGTATCGCCCATATTTTTCTCACCCATGAAGATGATGTGGCGGACGCCGCCAGGTATGCGCGCCGGTTCGGGGCAGAACGGATTATCCACCGTGCGGATGTCCATGCCATGCCCGATGCGGAGGTAATTGTCGAAGAGGCCGCGCCCCGTTTGTACGGGAACGACTTCCGCATCATCCCCGTACCAGGCCATACGGCGGGCAGTCTCTGTCTGCTGTATCGGGACCGGTTCCTCTTCACCGGCGATCACCTCTGGTGGGACCCGGAGATGAGGGAACTCGCCTCGCCACGGCAGTTGGTGTGGAATGCAGCAGCCTTACACCGTTCCATCGAGCAACTGACGGAATATCCGTTCGAATGGGTGTTGGCCGGTCATGGCGGGCGTGTCTCCCTGCCACAATCGGACATGCAGGTCGCGTTGCGCGATCTGGTGGAGCGACGGCGATGA
- a CDS encoding ankyrin repeat domain-containing protein, which translates to MSWNQMGWTCALSWTGLLFMVSVSLASAEPTYRSGDQALIGAAERNDVEVVRRLLKEGAGVRARDSQGRTALMAATYGNHVEVATLLIQAGSDVNAQDAIQNSPLLLAGASGYLDILRMTLAANPDFRIYNRYGGTALIPACERGHVEVVKELLKTKIEVNHVNRLGWTALLEAIILGDGGPAHQTIVGLLVAAGADLNLADGDGVTPLRHARQKGYRVIADLLLSAGARE; encoded by the coding sequence ATGAGCTGGAATCAGATGGGTTGGACGTGTGCTCTGTCATGGACCGGGCTGCTCTTCATGGTGAGCGTCAGCCTGGCCTCCGCTGAGCCGACTTATCGGAGCGGTGACCAGGCCTTGATTGGGGCGGCAGAACGCAACGATGTCGAGGTTGTGCGGCGGCTGTTGAAAGAAGGCGCCGGCGTCCGTGCTCGTGATTCGCAGGGACGCACGGCCCTGATGGCTGCAACGTATGGGAACCATGTCGAGGTCGCCACATTGTTGATTCAGGCCGGTTCCGATGTGAATGCGCAGGATGCCATACAAAACAGTCCCCTGTTGTTGGCCGGGGCTAGCGGGTATCTCGACATTCTGCGAATGACGTTGGCCGCCAATCCAGACTTCAGGATCTACAATCGCTACGGAGGCACCGCCTTGATCCCGGCCTGCGAGCGGGGGCACGTGGAAGTGGTGAAAGAACTGTTGAAGACGAAGATCGAGGTGAATCACGTCAACCGGCTGGGCTGGACGGCGTTGCTGGAGGCCATCATTCTCGGTGACGGCGGACCGGCGCATCAAACCATCGTCGGGTTGCTTGTGGCTGCCGGGGCCGATCTGAACCTTGCCGACGGAGATGGAGTGACGCCCCTCCGGCATGCTAGACAGAAGGGCTATCGAGTCATCGCCGACCTTCTCCTGTCGGCGGGGGCACGGGAGTAA
- the uraH gene encoding hydroxyisourate hydrolase yields MAGSRISTHVLDIAQGRPAQGIPVTLEGQGLAGIWTVLGRSRTDTDGRTDDVYPANLRLQAGIYRLTFEVSSYFRSQNMTTFYPEIVVIFSLRDVTQPYHIPLLLSPFGYSTYRGS; encoded by the coding sequence ATGGCCGGGTCACGAATCAGCACGCATGTGTTGGACATTGCGCAAGGCCGGCCGGCGCAGGGCATACCCGTCACGTTGGAAGGCCAGGGGTTGGCAGGAATCTGGACCGTGCTGGGCAGGAGCAGGACGGATACGGACGGCCGTACCGACGACGTGTACCCTGCGAACCTGCGCCTTCAGGCCGGGATCTACCGCCTCACGTTTGAGGTCTCATCTTATTTTCGATCACAGAACATGACGACCTTTTACCCCGAGATCGTCGTGATCTTCAGCCTGCGCGATGTCACACAGCCGTATCACATTCCGCTGCTCCTGAGCCCCTTCGGCTACAGCACTTATCGAGGGAGTTGA
- a CDS encoding hydrogen peroxide-inducible genes activator, whose protein sequence is MTLTELQYIVAVSREHHFGRAADRMFVTQPALSLAIKKLEDELGVPIFERRKNHVELTPLGEQIVHQAQRVLEEAEQIKLLAARGKNQLVGALRFGVIATVGPYLLPDLIPQLHKRAPGMPLEIEENLTVNLTAMLKSGRLDVIMIALPFEEAGILTHTLYDEPFKAVVPADHRLAKRSKIDSIVLSHERVLLPHAGHCFRQQVLDTCPELSRSDTESLQGNSLETIRQMVASGLGITVMPCSAVTAKHHNKRLAVLEFMKPVPERRIALAWRKGFTRPSVIPVIQDAVGALKIPGLMPITSRS, encoded by the coding sequence GTGACCCTGACGGAACTGCAGTACATCGTGGCGGTCTCGCGCGAACATCATTTCGGACGGGCGGCGGACCGGATGTTTGTCACCCAACCTGCGCTCAGCCTGGCGATCAAAAAGCTGGAGGATGAACTGGGAGTGCCCATCTTCGAGCGACGAAAAAATCACGTCGAGCTCACGCCGCTGGGGGAGCAGATCGTCCATCAGGCGCAACGTGTGCTGGAGGAAGCGGAGCAGATCAAACTGCTCGCCGCGCGGGGAAAGAATCAGCTCGTCGGGGCGCTACGATTCGGGGTGATCGCCACGGTGGGGCCGTATCTCTTGCCGGACCTGATCCCGCAGCTGCACAAACGCGCACCAGGCATGCCGCTCGAAATCGAAGAGAATCTGACCGTCAATCTGACCGCCATGCTGAAAAGTGGCAGATTGGACGTGATCATGATTGCGCTGCCGTTCGAAGAAGCGGGCATTCTCACCCACACGCTCTACGATGAACCATTTAAGGCCGTCGTGCCGGCTGACCACCGGCTTGCCAAACGATCAAAAATCGATTCGATCGTCTTGAGTCACGAGCGCGTACTGCTCCCGCATGCCGGACATTGCTTCCGGCAACAAGTGCTGGACACGTGTCCGGAACTCAGCCGGTCGGACACGGAAAGTTTGCAGGGGAACTCGCTGGAGACGATCCGCCAGATGGTGGCCTCCGGGCTGGGCATCACCGTCATGCCATGCAGCGCCGTCACGGCCAAACACCACAACAAACGACTGGCGGTGCTGGAATTCATGAAGCCGGTGCCGGAACGCAGGATTGCGCTGGCCTGGCGGAAGGGATTCACGAGGCCGTCGGTGATTCCGGTGATCCAGGATGCGGTCGGTGCGTTGAAAATTCCCGGGCTGATGCCCATCACCTCACGATCATAA
- a CDS encoding DedA family protein/thiosulfate sulfurtransferase GlpE: MNTFQFLTDHGASVLFWVIFVEQVGFPIPAIPLLIAAGALVGAGKMSLATALLVPIAAALPPDLAWYYLGRIKGGKVLGFLCRLSLEPDSCVRDTENLFQRYGPRGLLLAKFIPGFNTVAPPLAGIVGMAVTTFALYDIAGTLIWAAVSAGVGALFSNQLEQLATLLDQAGGLMLVVVLIGLAGFIGYKIYHRQKFLRYLRMAKISVEELKARLDAGEAISVVDVRHPLALDLDPETIPGAINFTMEEIDYRHHEIPRDRDIVLYCTCPNEVSSARTAFLLKKKGIHRVRPLEGGLDAWRERQYPVERRVNTNVGG; encoded by the coding sequence ATGAACACCTTCCAGTTTCTCACCGATCACGGCGCCTCGGTGCTGTTTTGGGTGATCTTTGTCGAGCAGGTCGGATTTCCGATTCCGGCGATTCCTCTTCTCATCGCGGCAGGTGCGCTCGTCGGGGCCGGGAAAATGAGCCTCGCCACGGCGCTGCTGGTGCCGATTGCCGCTGCGCTCCCGCCGGACCTTGCCTGGTACTACCTTGGTAGGATCAAGGGCGGCAAGGTGCTGGGTTTCCTCTGTCGCTTGTCGCTTGAGCCGGACTCCTGCGTGAGGGATACGGAAAATCTGTTTCAGCGGTACGGGCCACGTGGACTGTTGCTGGCCAAGTTCATCCCCGGTTTCAACACGGTGGCGCCGCCGCTGGCCGGGATTGTCGGCATGGCCGTGACGACATTCGCACTGTACGATATCGCGGGCACGCTGATCTGGGCGGCGGTCAGCGCCGGAGTCGGCGCCTTATTCAGCAATCAACTGGAACAGCTCGCCACATTGCTCGATCAAGCCGGCGGGTTGATGCTCGTGGTGGTGCTCATCGGTCTGGCCGGATTCATCGGGTACAAGATCTATCACCGGCAGAAGTTTTTGCGTTACTTGCGGATGGCGAAGATATCCGTAGAGGAGCTCAAGGCGCGGTTGGATGCCGGTGAGGCGATCAGCGTGGTCGATGTCAGGCATCCGCTCGCCCTTGATCTCGATCCTGAGACGATTCCCGGCGCGATCAACTTCACGATGGAAGAGATTGACTATCGTCATCACGAAATTCCGCGTGACCGAGACATTGTGCTTTATTGCACCTGCCCGAATGAAGTCTCCAGCGCCAGGACGGCGTTTCTCTTGAAAAAGAAAGGCATCCACCGTGTGCGCCCGCTCGAAGGCGGTCTCGACGCCTGGCGAGAACGGCAGTATCCCGTGGAGCGACGGGTGAATACCAATGTGGGTGGCTGA
- a CDS encoding heme-binding beta-barrel domain-containing protein, with amino-acid sequence MGDELLKNLGPLAVLAGVWEGDKGADVAPDDDRGTEHNAFRERFTFEPIGSVKNHEQEFYGLRYLRIAWRLGEEAPFHQDTGYWLWDAAAKQVLRCFVVPRGITILAGGTVEPDASSFQIAADAGSDTYGICSNKFLDREFKTVHYELTVTLHGRDSFSYKEDTQLKMKGRSDLFHHTDANQVTRVK; translated from the coding sequence ATGGGTGACGAGCTGCTGAAGAATCTCGGTCCGTTGGCGGTGTTGGCTGGGGTGTGGGAGGGAGACAAGGGCGCCGATGTGGCGCCTGACGATGACCGAGGGACAGAACACAATGCCTTTCGCGAACGGTTCACGTTTGAGCCGATCGGATCGGTCAAGAATCATGAACAAGAGTTCTACGGCCTGAGATATTTGAGGATAGCATGGCGATTGGGCGAAGAGGCCCCGTTTCACCAGGATACCGGATATTGGCTCTGGGATGCGGCGGCGAAACAGGTGCTGCGATGTTTTGTGGTCCCGCGCGGCATTACGATCTTGGCCGGTGGCACCGTGGAGCCGGACGCCTCGTCGTTTCAGATTGCAGCGGATGCCGGATCGGATACCTACGGTATCTGCTCGAACAAGTTTCTCGATCGGGAATTCAAGACGGTTCACTATGAACTGACCGTGACCCTGCATGGACGCGACAGTTTTAGTTACAAGGAAGACACGCAGCTGAAGATGAAGGGCCGGAGCGACCTGTTTCACCATACCGATGCCAATCAAGTGACCCGCGTCAAATAA
- a CDS encoding glycoside hydrolase family 15 protein, translated as MVEGMYPYGLIGNCHISAHIHESGSVDWLCLPRPDSEPVFGRILDPEGGHFSISSPTSSAQVKTTQRYLPNTNILVTEVSTSKGDTFRITDFCPRFEQYGRVYRPAALFRIVEPLAGTPSIRVSCRPVTGWGKEYARGMRGNSHVRYDIRGEYLRLLTNMPLTYLYEERPFALTEKTYFALTWGLGIEDDLAKVSHEFLDQTTRYWRMWVKHCSIPVLHQEEVIRSALALKLHCYEDTGAILAALTTSLPEEPGGPRNWDYRYCWLRDAYFSLTAFHNLGHFEEMEGFLKFLLNIAYTHEHSRERLAPVYTLSQDLPLPETEHRNWAGFCGSAPVRNNNQAAEHIQNDVYGELVLALTPIFSDNRFYDLRTKDQEQLVANLARLCDRTIAQPDAGLWEIRNGWQEHSFSNLMCWAGLDRAHRMHKAGFLPSLTFDLDAARARAAQALLNAMKDGSLRNGPKDDTYDASLAQAAILGFPNRDVCESTMQSIARTLAVQAGGKETGFYFRYLRTDDFGRPQSSFVICSFWVVQGLARLGRMAEAQQIMAQVLTGANHLGLFSEHFVPETRTQLGNFPQAYSHVGLINAAFAVSPSWTTVL; from the coding sequence ATGGTCGAGGGTATGTACCCCTACGGCCTCATCGGCAATTGCCACATCTCCGCCCATATTCATGAAAGCGGGTCTGTGGACTGGCTCTGCCTGCCGCGACCGGATAGCGAACCGGTCTTCGGCCGCATCCTCGATCCCGAGGGCGGACACTTCTCCATATCAAGCCCTACCAGTTCCGCTCAAGTCAAGACGACGCAGCGTTACCTCCCTAATACAAATATCTTGGTGACCGAGGTATCCACGTCAAAGGGTGACACCTTCAGAATCACGGACTTCTGCCCGCGCTTCGAACAATACGGCCGTGTGTACCGGCCAGCCGCCCTCTTTCGCATCGTCGAACCGCTGGCCGGCACTCCGTCGATCCGCGTGAGTTGTCGCCCGGTCACAGGATGGGGAAAAGAATATGCCCGGGGCATGCGTGGGAACAGTCATGTTCGGTATGACATCCGGGGTGAGTATCTCCGATTATTGACCAACATGCCCCTGACCTACCTGTACGAGGAACGCCCCTTCGCCCTCACCGAGAAAACATACTTCGCCCTCACCTGGGGCCTGGGGATCGAGGATGACCTCGCCAAGGTCAGTCACGAATTCCTCGACCAGACCACTCGCTACTGGCGCATGTGGGTCAAACATTGTTCGATCCCGGTGCTGCACCAGGAAGAAGTCATTCGGTCCGCGCTCGCGCTCAAGCTCCATTGTTATGAAGACACCGGCGCCATCCTCGCCGCATTGACCACCAGCCTTCCGGAAGAGCCGGGCGGCCCCAGGAATTGGGACTATCGGTACTGCTGGCTGCGCGACGCGTATTTTTCCCTGACCGCCTTCCACAATCTCGGCCACTTCGAAGAGATGGAAGGATTTCTCAAATTCCTGCTGAACATCGCCTACACGCATGAACATTCTCGGGAACGACTCGCACCGGTGTATACCCTCAGCCAGGATCTCCCGCTGCCGGAAACCGAACACCGGAACTGGGCCGGCTTTTGCGGGAGCGCTCCGGTGCGCAACAACAATCAGGCCGCCGAACATATCCAAAACGATGTCTACGGCGAACTGGTCCTCGCGCTGACCCCAATTTTCTCCGACAATCGATTCTACGATCTGCGGACCAAAGACCAGGAACAACTCGTCGCCAACCTCGCCCGGTTATGCGACCGGACCATCGCCCAGCCCGACGCCGGACTGTGGGAGATTCGTAATGGCTGGCAGGAACATTCGTTTTCCAATTTGATGTGTTGGGCCGGGCTCGACCGGGCCCACCGCATGCACAAGGCCGGATTTCTGCCCTCGTTGACGTTCGACCTCGACGCGGCGCGCGCACGCGCCGCACAGGCACTCCTGAACGCCATGAAAGACGGCTCGCTTCGAAACGGCCCCAAAGACGACACCTACGATGCCTCGCTGGCTCAGGCGGCGATTCTCGGCTTTCCCAACCGGGACGTCTGTGAATCCACGATGCAGAGCATTGCACGAACCCTGGCCGTGCAAGCAGGAGGGAAGGAAACCGGTTTCTATTTTCGCTATCTCCGCACAGACGATTTCGGACGGCCGCAATCCAGCTTTGTCATCTGTTCCTTCTGGGTCGTCCAAGGGCTCGCGCGACTCGGGCGGATGGCGGAAGCGCAGCAGATCATGGCCCAGGTCCTCACCGGCGCAAACCACCTCGGGCTCTTCTCCGAACATTTCGTACCCGAAACCCGCACCCAGCTCGGCAACTTTCCTCAAGCCTACTCCCACGTCGGCTTGATCAACGCCGCCTTCGCCGTCAGTCCGTCCTGGACGACGGTACTGTAG
- a CDS encoding trehalose-6-phosphate synthase codes for MRLSLRFILPLLLVLGVVAYSVVPLVDSLTLKWFTRDLESRSKLLASTMEVPLADLVISRSRTKIFAYFHKVIQDERLYALGFCDTQQRLLYQTLTYPDQLSCESLAHLAPGSSEVVEFAQGPLHVVVAIIQSGGKVQGRLMLVHDMSFVHQRSTDTKWYIFYLFVGLAGLISAVTVLVAQLSWRGWVAGVRAMLTSKGLPAESAGIHSPELHPVAQDLHALVRELEADRRMRDESQITWSPASLKTILHEHLSGDEILIVSNRQPYIHNRRGQKIEVQLPASGLVSALEPVMRACSGVWIAHGNGSADREVVDSRDHVRVPPDHPSYDIRRLWLSPDEESGFYYGFSNEGLWPLCHNAHVRPTFRTSDWEQYVAVNARFAQAVVEEAKTDDPVVLVQDYHFALLPKMVREKLPNATIIMFWHIPWPNSESYGICPWRQEILEGLLGSSIVGFHTREHGNHFLSCIDRILEARIDRDSSTVSYGGRLTAVNPYPISIEWPSRWLENQRPVPDCRVHIRERHAMGPDRLVGIGVDRLDYTKGIIERFLAVERLFELQPEWIGKFSFVQIAAPSRTIIDQYQHFHDQVYALAERINKRFGREGYEPIVLKVKHHEPPDVYEYYRASDLCFVTSLHDGMNLVAKEFIAARDDEQGVLILSQFTGAAQELPEALVVNPYDIDQCAAALHMALSMTPKEQRARMRSMRGLIQEFNVYRWAGRMLMDAARMRRRIRVMKQVGQASGRGR; via the coding sequence ATGCGTCTGTCCCTTCGGTTTATTCTTCCTCTCCTGCTGGTGTTGGGCGTTGTGGCCTATAGCGTGGTGCCCCTGGTGGACTCGCTTACGCTGAAGTGGTTCACGCGCGATCTCGAAAGCCGCTCTAAATTGCTGGCCAGCACGATGGAAGTACCGTTGGCGGACTTGGTCATCTCCCGCTCGCGGACGAAGATCTTCGCGTATTTTCACAAAGTCATTCAGGATGAGCGGTTGTATGCACTGGGTTTCTGCGATACCCAGCAGCGCCTGCTGTACCAGACCCTGACCTACCCCGACCAATTGTCCTGCGAAAGTCTGGCGCACCTGGCGCCGGGCTCGTCGGAAGTGGTGGAGTTTGCGCAGGGCCCGCTGCACGTGGTGGTGGCGATTATTCAGTCGGGGGGCAAAGTACAGGGTCGATTGATGCTGGTGCATGACATGAGTTTTGTGCACCAGCGCAGCACCGATACGAAGTGGTACATTTTTTATCTGTTTGTTGGGTTGGCCGGGTTGATATCAGCGGTGACGGTGCTGGTCGCGCAGCTGAGCTGGAGGGGCTGGGTGGCCGGCGTGCGGGCCATGTTGACCAGCAAAGGGTTGCCGGCTGAATCCGCCGGAATCCATTCGCCGGAACTGCATCCGGTGGCGCAGGATCTTCATGCGCTGGTGCGGGAATTGGAAGCTGATCGCCGGATGCGCGATGAAAGCCAAATCACCTGGAGTCCCGCCAGCCTCAAAACCATTCTGCATGAACATCTGTCGGGCGATGAAATTCTGATTGTGTCGAATCGGCAGCCCTACATCCACAATCGACGGGGGCAGAAGATCGAGGTGCAACTGCCGGCCAGCGGGCTGGTGTCCGCCCTTGAACCGGTGATGCGGGCTTGCTCGGGTGTGTGGATCGCCCATGGCAACGGCTCAGCCGACCGGGAAGTGGTGGACAGCCGCGATCACGTACGGGTGCCGCCGGATCATCCCTCGTACGATATTCGTCGCTTGTGGTTGTCGCCCGACGAAGAATCCGGGTTTTATTATGGGTTTTCCAATGAGGGCCTCTGGCCGCTGTGCCACAACGCGCATGTCCGTCCGACGTTCCGGACTTCCGACTGGGAGCAATACGTGGCCGTGAACGCACGGTTCGCGCAGGCGGTGGTGGAAGAGGCCAAGACGGATGATCCGGTGGTCCTCGTGCAGGATTACCACTTTGCACTGTTGCCGAAGATGGTGCGGGAGAAGCTGCCGAACGCGACCATCATCATGTTCTGGCATATTCCCTGGCCCAATTCTGAGAGCTACGGCATCTGTCCGTGGCGGCAGGAGATTCTGGAAGGCTTGCTCGGCAGCAGTATTGTCGGCTTCCACACCCGTGAGCATGGCAACCATTTCCTCTCCTGCATCGATCGCATCCTGGAAGCACGTATCGACCGCGACAGCTCCACGGTGTCCTACGGCGGACGCTTGACTGCGGTGAACCCCTACCCGATTTCCATCGAATGGCCGTCGCGCTGGTTGGAGAATCAACGGCCGGTGCCGGATTGCCGGGTGCACATCCGCGAGCGCCATGCGATGGGACCCGATCGGCTGGTCGGGATCGGTGTGGACCGTTTGGATTACACCAAAGGCATCATCGAACGATTCCTCGCCGTCGAACGGTTGTTCGAGCTGCAGCCAGAGTGGATCGGCAAGTTCTCCTTCGTGCAAATCGCCGCGCCGAGTCGGACGATCATCGATCAGTACCAACATTTCCACGACCAAGTTTATGCGCTAGCTGAGCGCATCAATAAGCGATTCGGCCGCGAGGGGTATGAGCCGATTGTGTTGAAAGTGAAGCACCACGAGCCGCCGGATGTGTATGAGTACTACCGGGCTTCCGATCTCTGCTTCGTCACGAGCTTGCATGACGGCATGAACCTGGTCGCCAAAGAATTCATCGCGGCCCGCGATGACGAACAAGGCGTATTGATCCTCAGCCAGTTCACCGGCGCGGCACAGGAGCTCCCCGAGGCCTTGGTGGTCAATCCGTACGATATCGATCAGTGCGCGGCGGCGTTACATATGGCGCTGTCTATGACTCCAAAGGAGCAACGCGCCCGCATGCGAAGCATGCGCGGGCTGATTCAGGAATTTAATGTGTATCGTTGGGCCGGTCGCATGCTCATGGATGCGGCACGGATGCGCCGTCGTATTCGCGTGATGAAGCAGGTGGGGCAAGCTTCAGGACGAGGGCGGTAA
- the otsB gene encoding trehalose-phosphatase, giving the protein MLSAPGKRALDRLAGQAEALFAFDFDGTLARIVQDRHAAALTEPIRAALHAVAVAAPTAVISGRSLDDLRPRIEGISAHLIGNHGLEGLHTSERVMHQAQECCRAWLKTVSKDERNLTRVGVIVEDKTYSLTFHYRQACSPQLAREAIFHTVSMLTPSPRLVLGKAVVNAIPSGNLHKGSAMLELMHQLKSSGALYVGDDDTDEDVFSLPDERIVTVRIGKKVATAAQWYLARQSQIGLLLQYLTLARRRLTPS; this is encoded by the coding sequence GTGCTCAGCGCTCCAGGTAAGCGTGCTCTCGATCGGCTGGCCGGCCAGGCCGAGGCGTTGTTTGCCTTTGATTTCGACGGGACACTCGCGCGAATCGTTCAGGATCGGCATGCCGCTGCCCTCACCGAACCTATTCGTGCGGCCCTGCATGCTGTGGCGGTCGCCGCACCGACAGCGGTCATTTCGGGGCGGTCACTCGACGATCTTCGCCCGCGCATAGAGGGCATCTCCGCGCACCTCATCGGCAATCACGGGCTTGAAGGGCTGCATACGTCGGAGCGGGTCATGCACCAAGCTCAAGAGTGCTGTCGCGCGTGGCTCAAGACGGTTTCAAAAGATGAGCGGAATCTGACGCGGGTCGGGGTGATCGTGGAGGATAAGACCTATTCCCTGACGTTCCACTATCGGCAGGCCTGTTCTCCTCAGCTCGCGCGTGAGGCGATCTTTCATACGGTTTCGATGTTGACCCCTTCGCCGAGGCTCGTCTTGGGGAAAGCGGTGGTGAACGCCATCCCGTCCGGCAATCTCCATAAGGGATCCGCGATGTTGGAATTGATGCACCAGCTGAAGAGTTCCGGTGCGCTCTACGTCGGCGACGACGATACCGACGAAGATGTGTTTTCGTTGCCGGATGAGCGCATTGTGACGGTGCGCATTGGAAAGAAAGTTGCGACCGCCGCACAATGGTATCTTGCGCGGCAGTCGCAGATCGGACTCTTGCTGCAATACCTTACCCTGGCGCGCCGCCGGCTGACGCCGTCCTAG
- a CDS encoding macro domain-containing protein gives MLKEVNGDILLSTAGAIAHGVAPHDNFKQGLALSLREQWPGMYKDFRHYCQTYNPKPGGAWSWKGPNSPVIINLFTQEPPASDQDHPGKATLPNVNHALQALKKELQEHQVTSVALPRLATGVGGLGWEKVYPLLQQVLKELNIPVYIYGQYKKGVAAQEA, from the coding sequence ATGCTCAAGGAAGTGAACGGAGACATCCTCTTATCCACCGCCGGCGCCATTGCACACGGCGTTGCTCCCCACGACAATTTTAAGCAGGGCTTAGCCTTGTCGCTCCGCGAGCAGTGGCCGGGGATGTACAAAGATTTCCGCCACTATTGCCAAACCTACAATCCCAAACCGGGCGGCGCCTGGTCCTGGAAAGGTCCGAATTCGCCGGTCATCATCAATCTGTTTACGCAAGAACCGCCGGCCAGCGATCAGGATCATCCCGGAAAGGCCACCTTGCCCAACGTGAATCATGCGCTCCAAGCACTGAAGAAGGAACTGCAGGAGCATCAGGTAACGAGCGTCGCACTGCCTCGTCTAGCAACGGGAGTCGGTGGTCTAGGATGGGAGAAGGTCTATCCCTTGCTCCAGCAGGTCCTGAAAGAGCTGAATATTCCTGTGTACATCTACGGTCAGTACAAAAAAGGGGTGGCGGCGCAGGAAGCCTAG
- a CDS encoding polyphosphate kinase 2 family protein — MKKDRMNAYRIEPGCRPALKRFDPDDTGAYKKNEDGKTKAKAATAELIATLDQLQERLYANGTRALLIVLQGMDTSGKDGTIRSVMSGVNPQGCKVVSFKTPSAEELSHDFLWRVHQKAPARGQIGIFNRSHYEDVLITRVHGWVSGKEVKRRFNQIKEFEELLAENGTAILKCFLHISKDEQKARLEDRIHDPEKRWKWNSGDLEERKLWGEYMTAFEEVLAATSSDRAPWYIVPANRKWYRNFVVAELVVQALTAMKLSTPPAPKGVNFNTLKIV; from the coding sequence GTGAAGAAGGATAGGATGAACGCCTATCGCATCGAACCCGGCTGCCGGCCGGCATTAAAACGATTCGATCCCGACGACACCGGGGCGTATAAAAAGAATGAAGATGGGAAAACCAAAGCCAAAGCGGCCACGGCCGAACTCATTGCAACACTCGATCAATTGCAGGAGCGTCTCTATGCCAACGGCACGCGTGCGTTGTTGATTGTCTTACAGGGAATGGACACCAGCGGCAAGGACGGCACAATTCGCAGTGTGATGTCCGGGGTCAATCCGCAAGGCTGCAAGGTGGTGTCTTTTAAAACGCCTTCCGCCGAAGAGCTCTCCCACGACTTCCTGTGGCGTGTGCATCAGAAAGCGCCCGCCAGGGGGCAAATCGGAATTTTCAACCGCTCGCACTATGAAGACGTGTTGATTACACGGGTGCACGGCTGGGTTTCGGGCAAGGAGGTGAAGCGCCGGTTCAATCAGATCAAGGAATTTGAGGAACTCCTTGCCGAGAACGGGACGGCCATTCTGAAGTGCTTTCTCCATATTTCAAAGGATGAACAGAAGGCTCGGCTGGAAGACCGCATTCATGATCCAGAGAAGCGTTGGAAATGGAATTCGGGAGATCTGGAAGAGCGCAAGCTCTGGGGCGAATATATGACGGCCTTCGAGGAGGTTCTTGCGGCGACCAGCAGCGACCGGGCGCCTTGGTATATCGTGCCGGCCAATCGCAAATGGTATCGCAATTTCGTGGTGGCCGAATTGGTGGTCCAGGCGCTGACGGCGATGAAGCTCTCGACCCCTCCGGCTCCCAAGGGAGTGAACTTCAACACGTTGAAGATTGTGTAG